From a single Stackebrandtia endophytica genomic region:
- a CDS encoding PLP-dependent aminotransferase family protein — protein sequence MSGTTLDDYTDRYAARIHGMAQSEIRALFAVASRPEVVSLAGGNPDTSALSMPELSEMFTRLLTDHGPQAMLYCPGQGDTRLREEICEVMAITGIGADAGVSPDDVVITAGAQQGLSLLATVFLDPGDIVLAEGPTYVGALGVFQAAQAQVRHVAMDEGGLIPAALEEALAECEKPPKFLYTVPTYQNPTGVTLSEERRLAVLDICRRHDLLIVEDDPYGMLSFDAEQPLPLRARERDGVFYLGTFSKTFAAGLRVGWVLAPPAVRDKLVLASEAQILCPSALTQAAVTQYLTTMPWRQQVKVFCTLYQERRDTMLASLADTMPADMTWTEPGGGLFVWANLPAGLDSKAMLPQALAERVAYVPGTGFYADGSGRGQMRLNFSFPSSERIREGVRRLAGVIDSAARLRDTFGA from the coding sequence GTGTCCGGTACGACACTCGACGACTACACCGACCGCTACGCAGCACGCATTCACGGGATGGCCCAATCCGAGATCCGGGCACTGTTCGCGGTCGCGAGTCGACCCGAGGTGGTCTCGCTGGCCGGCGGCAACCCCGACACCTCGGCGCTGTCGATGCCCGAACTCAGCGAGATGTTCACCCGCCTGCTGACCGACCATGGACCGCAGGCCATGCTCTACTGCCCCGGGCAGGGCGACACTCGGCTTCGCGAGGAGATCTGCGAGGTCATGGCCATCACCGGGATCGGTGCGGACGCCGGGGTCTCCCCCGATGACGTCGTCATCACCGCCGGTGCGCAACAGGGCCTGAGCCTGCTGGCGACGGTCTTCCTCGACCCGGGCGACATCGTGCTGGCCGAAGGCCCCACGTACGTCGGCGCGCTCGGGGTGTTCCAGGCCGCGCAGGCCCAGGTGCGACACGTCGCCATGGACGAGGGCGGCCTGATCCCGGCGGCGCTGGAGGAGGCTCTCGCCGAGTGCGAGAAGCCACCGAAGTTCCTGTACACGGTGCCGACCTATCAGAACCCGACCGGGGTGACCCTGTCGGAGGAACGCCGCCTCGCGGTGCTCGACATCTGTCGCCGACACGACCTGCTGATCGTCGAGGACGACCCGTACGGCATGTTGAGTTTCGACGCCGAACAGCCGCTGCCGCTGCGCGCCCGGGAACGCGACGGCGTGTTCTACCTGGGCACCTTCTCCAAGACGTTCGCGGCGGGACTGCGCGTCGGGTGGGTGCTCGCGCCGCCGGCGGTGCGGGACAAACTCGTGCTGGCGTCGGAGGCGCAGATCCTGTGCCCGTCGGCGTTGACGCAGGCCGCGGTGACCCAGTACCTGACAACTATGCCGTGGCGGCAACAGGTCAAGGTGTTCTGCACCCTGTACCAGGAGCGCCGAGACACCATGCTGGCCAGCCTCGCCGACACCATGCCCGCCGACATGACCTGGACCGAACCGGGTGGCGGGCTTTTCGTTTGGGCGAATCTGCCCGCCGGGCTGGACTCCAAGGCGATGCTGCCGCAGGCGCTGGCCGAACGGGTCGCCTACGTCCCCGGCACCGGCTTCTACGCCGACGGTTCGGGACGCGGCCAGATGCGGTTGAACTTCTCGTTCCCGTCCTCCGAACGCATCCGTGAAGGGGTGCGTCGGCTGGCCGGGGTCATCGACTCCGCAGCCCGGCTACGGGATACCTTCGGCGCATGA
- a CDS encoding GNAT family N-acetyltransferase, which yields MSRRMGSLTLDTLQDLPQQCRTCVFWELSPECKGANAASEPLLDKEAWVSGTLLDWGSCGRIAYVDHMPAGYVTYAASKYVPRASQFPTGPPSPDAALLMTAHVVPTYAHTGLGRLLLRAAAEDLGRRGIRALEVFGDNRDEPGACVAPAGFFRAVGFKTVAQHRHYPRLRLDLRTLPGWGEGAGALEVEVERWLASVTPLDALPRTRGERLTIS from the coding sequence GTGTCGCGACGAATGGGGAGTTTGACACTCGACACGCTGCAGGATCTGCCCCAGCAGTGCCGGACATGCGTGTTTTGGGAGTTGTCACCAGAGTGTAAGGGCGCTAACGCGGCGTCAGAACCGTTGCTGGATAAGGAAGCCTGGGTATCGGGCACCTTGCTTGATTGGGGAAGTTGCGGCCGGATCGCCTATGTGGACCATATGCCGGCCGGTTATGTCACCTATGCGGCGTCGAAGTATGTCCCTCGTGCGTCGCAGTTTCCCACCGGGCCGCCGTCACCCGACGCGGCCCTGTTGATGACCGCGCACGTGGTACCCACGTACGCGCACACCGGTTTGGGGCGGCTGCTGTTGCGGGCCGCCGCGGAGGACCTCGGGCGGCGGGGCATCCGCGCCCTGGAGGTGTTCGGGGACAACCGCGATGAGCCCGGTGCGTGCGTGGCTCCCGCCGGTTTCTTCCGCGCCGTGGGGTTCAAGACGGTCGCGCAGCATCGTCACTATCCACGACTGCGGTTGGATCTGCGGACCCTGCCGGGTTGGGGAGAGGGCGCCGGTGCCCTCGAGGTCGAGGTGGAGCGTTGGCTCGCGTCGGTCACGCCGTTGGACGCGCTTCCCCGGACCAGGGGAGAACGATTGACCATCAGTTGA
- the trxA gene encoding thioredoxin, whose product MGATKPVTDATFEQEVLKAGGPVLVDFWAEWCGPCRKVAPVLEELATEMGDDVKIVKVDTDANPETTRKYQVMSVPTLLLFKGGEAVGTIIGAKPKGDIKKLITNAA is encoded by the coding sequence ATGGGAGCTACCAAACCGGTCACCGACGCCACGTTCGAGCAGGAAGTACTGAAGGCCGGCGGCCCCGTCCTGGTCGACTTCTGGGCCGAGTGGTGCGGTCCGTGCCGCAAGGTCGCGCCGGTCCTGGAAGAGCTGGCCACCGAGATGGGTGACGACGTCAAGATCGTCAAGGTCGACACCGACGCCAACCCGGAGACCACCCGCAAGTACCAGGTCATGAGCGTTCCCACGCTGCTGCTGTTCAAGGGCGGCGAAGCGGTCGGAACCATCATCGGCGCCAAGCCCAAGGGCGACATCAAGAAGCTCATCACCAACGCCGCCTGA
- the trxB gene encoding thioredoxin-disulfide reductase produces MSEIRNVIIIGSGPAGYTAALYTARADLKPLVIEGAESGGALMTTTDVENFPGFADGIMGPDLMDTMRKQAERFGAELLTDDVTKVELAGDVKSVWVGEQLFQAHAVILATGSAWRPLAVPGEQELLGHGVSACATCDGFFFKGQNIAVIGGGDSAMEEATFLTKFADKVTIIHRRDEFRASKIMADRAFSNPKIEVRWNTVVDEIVGDNKVSGVRLRDTVTGEADSMDVTGVFVAIGHDPRSQLFSEQVDTDDDGYVLVDSPSTRTSLPGVFAAGDLVDHTYQQAITAAGTGCAAALDAERYVAALES; encoded by the coding sequence GTGAGCGAGATCCGCAACGTGATCATTATCGGTTCCGGTCCAGCCGGGTACACCGCGGCGCTGTACACCGCCCGGGCAGACCTGAAACCTCTGGTGATCGAAGGCGCCGAGTCCGGTGGTGCGTTGATGACCACGACCGACGTCGAGAACTTCCCCGGTTTCGCCGACGGCATCATGGGGCCCGACCTCATGGACACCATGCGTAAGCAGGCGGAACGGTTCGGAGCGGAACTGTTGACCGATGACGTCACCAAGGTCGAGTTGGCCGGCGACGTCAAGAGCGTCTGGGTCGGTGAACAGCTGTTCCAGGCTCACGCGGTCATTCTGGCGACCGGTTCGGCGTGGCGTCCGCTCGCCGTCCCCGGTGAACAGGAACTACTGGGACACGGGGTGTCGGCGTGCGCCACGTGTGACGGGTTCTTCTTCAAGGGGCAGAACATCGCCGTCATCGGCGGCGGTGACTCGGCGATGGAGGAGGCGACCTTCCTGACGAAGTTCGCCGACAAGGTCACCATCATTCACCGTCGTGACGAGTTCCGGGCCAGCAAGATCATGGCCGACCGGGCGTTCTCCAACCCCAAGATCGAGGTCCGGTGGAACACCGTGGTCGACGAGATCGTCGGCGACAACAAGGTTTCCGGCGTGCGACTGCGGGACACCGTGACCGGTGAGGCCGACTCGATGGACGTCACCGGTGTGTTCGTCGCCATCGGCCACGACCCGCGTAGTCAGCTGTTCTCCGAGCAGGTCGACACTGATGACGACGGCTACGTCCTCGTCGACTCGCCCAGCACCCGCACCAGCCTGCCCGGCGTGTTCGCCGCCGGCGACCTGGTCGACCACACCTACCAGCAGGCGATCACCGCCGCCGGTACCGGCTGTGCCGCGGCCCTGGACGCCGAGCGTTACGTGGCCGCTCTGGAGAGCTGA
- the sigM gene encoding RNA polymerase sigma factor SigM, with the protein MNELAGLPDPDLLRRHATGGDREAFGELFRRHRDRLWAVALRTLSDPEEAADAVQDAMINAYRSAAKFRGDSAVTTWLHRIVVNACLDRIRRKQARPAVPMDQLPEPNREPPSDRAAVLAVRDALAQLSFEHRAVVVYIDMLGYPVADVAAILEVPPGTVKSRASRARAQLAVLLGDDGNQPAPGRVEPTGPREPGRHSGHRAGKEGTS; encoded by the coding sequence ATGAACGAGCTGGCTGGACTGCCCGACCCCGATCTGCTGCGGCGCCACGCGACCGGCGGCGATCGGGAGGCGTTCGGCGAGTTGTTCCGGCGGCACCGGGACCGGTTGTGGGCCGTGGCGCTTCGCACCCTGTCCGACCCGGAGGAGGCCGCCGACGCGGTGCAGGACGCCATGATCAACGCGTACCGGTCGGCGGCGAAGTTCCGCGGCGACTCCGCGGTGACCACCTGGCTGCACCGGATCGTGGTCAACGCGTGCCTGGACCGGATTCGCCGCAAGCAGGCACGTCCGGCGGTACCGATGGATCAGTTGCCGGAGCCGAACCGTGAGCCGCCCAGCGATCGGGCCGCAGTCCTGGCGGTGCGCGATGCGTTGGCGCAGTTGTCGTTCGAGCACCGCGCCGTCGTCGTCTACATCGACATGCTGGGCTACCCGGTCGCCGATGTGGCGGCCATCCTGGAGGTCCCGCCGGGGACGGTGAAGAGTCGCGCCTCCCGTGCCCGAGCTCAATTGGCGGTACTGCTGGGAGACGACGGGAACCAGCCGGCACCCGGGCGCGTCGAACCCACAGGACCGCGTGAACCCGGTAGGCACTCAGGTCATCGTGCGGGAAAGGAGGGGACGTCATGA
- a CDS encoding protein kinase family protein, translating to MAGVATPSIGDLLADRYSLAAHINDDSSGRQVWRGMDVLLNRPVTVVLRTPGGPEAEEMLAAAVAASRVNHPNIVGVYDAVDQGDCAYVVREWVDGKSLRDAIGSSALAIDDIVDIVQCVSDAVAAVHATGVAHGNIHPGTILLSSDDRAVLADPRADATATQVGDVRALGATLYCALSGGWPRTVPGPASLPDAPADAQGYPVPISQLRDDVPERLATLITDLLSAQTAPPTAAELSEELSRQTRQRDDTGALALVTPDPENVKPPMPAKAVGRRLAIGAGALVGLAILGLLAAMILIPADTPADPGTAEQSQGTEEGGGDDDDSAPSEPVRLDLTPDAISVIDPGDGDTSAKNNPGSVVDGDGNTQWATSVYWQQNWGGFKEGMGLLVDLGEVRDIATVNLRMPNPGATVGLYVGDPSMAGTTPELVVIAEAQADSPTSVTFTPITDAPPTQYLLIWCSVPSEIGADEFQWVVNELEIFAR from the coding sequence GTGGCAGGGGTGGCTACTCCTTCGATAGGGGACCTGCTCGCCGACCGATACAGCCTGGCCGCGCACATCAACGACGATTCCTCGGGCCGTCAAGTGTGGCGCGGCATGGATGTCCTGTTGAACCGACCGGTCACGGTGGTGCTGCGCACCCCGGGCGGGCCGGAGGCCGAGGAGATGCTGGCGGCCGCGGTGGCCGCCAGCCGAGTCAACCACCCCAACATCGTCGGGGTCTATGACGCGGTCGACCAGGGCGATTGTGCCTATGTGGTGCGTGAATGGGTTGACGGCAAGTCACTGCGCGACGCCATCGGCAGTTCGGCGTTGGCGATCGACGACATCGTCGACATCGTCCAATGTGTCTCCGACGCGGTGGCCGCCGTGCACGCCACCGGTGTGGCGCACGGAAACATCCACCCCGGAACCATTCTGCTGTCGTCCGACGACCGGGCGGTACTGGCCGATCCCCGTGCCGACGCCACCGCCACTCAGGTCGGCGACGTGCGGGCGCTGGGCGCGACCCTGTACTGCGCGCTGTCTGGTGGTTGGCCGCGGACCGTTCCCGGACCGGCCTCGCTGCCGGACGCACCGGCCGACGCCCAGGGCTACCCGGTGCCGATCTCACAGCTGCGTGACGACGTGCCGGAACGGCTGGCGACCCTCATCACCGACCTGTTGTCAGCGCAGACGGCACCGCCCACCGCGGCGGAACTGTCGGAGGAACTGAGCCGACAGACCCGGCAACGTGACGACACCGGCGCGTTGGCGCTGGTCACCCCCGACCCCGAGAACGTGAAGCCACCGATGCCGGCCAAGGCCGTGGGGCGACGGTTGGCGATCGGTGCGGGCGCTCTGGTGGGCCTGGCGATTCTGGGCCTATTGGCGGCGATGATCCTCATCCCCGCCGACACACCGGCCGACCCCGGCACCGCGGAACAAAGCCAGGGAACCGAGGAGGGCGGTGGCGACGATGACGACAGCGCCCCGAGTGAACCGGTCCGACTGGACCTGACGCCCGACGCCATCTCCGTCATCGACCCCGGAGACGGTGACACCAGCGCCAAGAACAACCCCGGCAGCGTCGTCGACGGCGACGGCAACACCCAATGGGCCACCAGCGTCTACTGGCAACAGAACTGGGGCGGTTTCAAGGAGGGCATGGGGCTGCTGGTCGACCTGGGCGAGGTCCGCGACATCGCCACGGTCAACCTGCGCATGCCCAACCCGGGTGCGACCGTCGGCCTCTACGTCGGCGATCCCAGCATGGCCGGGACCACGCCGGAGTTGGTCGTGATCGCCGAGGCGCAGGCCGATTCGCCGACCTCGGTGACGTTCACCCCGATCACCGACGCGCCGCCGACCCAGTACCTGCTGATCTGGTGTTCGGTGCCGTCCGAGATCGGTGCCGACGAATTCCAATGGGTGGTCAACGAACTCGAAATCTTCGCCAGGTGA
- the murJ gene encoding murein biosynthesis integral membrane protein MurJ, translated as MTETKASSPSLARHGAIMAAGSLVSRITGFLRNVVMGAALGGLVLGNSYTTAQYFPQMIYEMLMGGILTSVVVPLIVKARNRDADAGVAYTQRLLTLAVTFLALATACIVAAAPLLTRLAAEDNHELVTRLSYFMLPAIFFYGLCALLQAVLNTRDHFAVPMWAPILNNIVIIVVGVVFFVLYTSSADEATRDSIISGNVTTAMVLVLGLGTLAGIVTQSLALWPALRKVGFTWKWRWDFRALGLGEIGRLGAWILLYVGMNQIAMVVLIRLANYAAANGTDGVLTPGPIHYNNAYLIMMMAHGIIAVSIITALMPRLSQAATEGRLGDVAAGLSQGTRLSTLALMPITVCYVVLGTPLAVLLFDWGNFDFASASATGLIIAVAGITLIPFAISQLQTFAFYAMTDTKTVALINIPVVVVRVVGCLLVVAFLPAEHVVAGLMGALGLSFVLTVVLSTYYLRRRVGLLGMREISWTWIRQLIAGAVAGAVAYGAMQMLPDASAGKLTLVGVLAVAGLLIFGVYFVVAYLLKTPEIRDLTSMVRAKLGR; from the coding sequence GTGACCGAGACGAAAGCGTCCTCCCCCAGTCTGGCGCGGCACGGCGCGATCATGGCAGCCGGGTCCCTGGTATCCAGGATCACCGGTTTCCTGCGCAACGTCGTCATGGGCGCCGCACTGGGTGGCCTGGTATTGGGCAACAGCTACACCACCGCCCAGTACTTCCCACAGATGATCTACGAGATGCTGATGGGCGGCATCCTCACCAGCGTCGTCGTACCGCTGATCGTCAAGGCACGCAACCGGGACGCCGACGCCGGAGTGGCCTACACCCAGCGACTGCTGACGTTGGCCGTGACCTTCCTCGCGTTGGCGACCGCGTGCATCGTAGCCGCCGCCCCGCTGTTGACCCGGCTGGCCGCCGAGGACAACCACGAACTGGTGACCCGGTTGAGCTACTTCATGCTCCCGGCGATCTTCTTCTACGGGCTGTGCGCACTGTTGCAGGCGGTACTGAACACGCGGGACCACTTCGCGGTTCCCATGTGGGCGCCCATCCTCAACAACATCGTGATCATCGTCGTCGGTGTCGTCTTCTTCGTGCTGTACACCTCCAGCGCCGACGAGGCCACCCGGGATTCGATCATCTCCGGCAACGTGACCACGGCGATGGTGCTGGTGTTGGGTCTGGGAACCCTGGCCGGCATCGTGACCCAGTCGCTGGCGCTGTGGCCGGCGCTGCGCAAGGTCGGTTTCACATGGAAGTGGCGCTGGGATTTCCGCGCCCTGGGCCTGGGCGAGATCGGTCGGTTGGGTGCCTGGATCCTGCTGTACGTCGGAATGAACCAGATCGCGATGGTCGTGTTGATCCGGCTGGCCAACTACGCGGCGGCCAACGGCACCGACGGCGTCCTGACTCCCGGTCCCATCCACTACAACAACGCGTACCTGATCATGATGATGGCTCACGGCATCATCGCGGTCTCGATCATCACCGCGTTGATGCCGCGCCTGTCGCAGGCGGCCACCGAAGGCCGACTCGGCGACGTCGCGGCGGGGCTGTCACAGGGCACCCGTCTGTCCACGTTGGCGTTGATGCCGATCACGGTGTGTTACGTCGTTCTGGGAACCCCGTTGGCGGTGCTGCTGTTCGACTGGGGCAACTTCGACTTCGCCTCGGCATCGGCGACCGGTCTGATCATCGCCGTCGCCGGCATCACCCTGATCCCGTTCGCGATCAGTCAGCTCCAGACCTTCGCGTTCTACGCGATGACCGACACCAAGACCGTCGCGTTGATCAACATCCCGGTGGTCGTGGTGCGGGTCGTGGGCTGTCTGCTGGTGGTCGCATTCCTGCCGGCGGAGCACGTCGTGGCGGGCCTGATGGGAGCACTGGGCTTGTCGTTCGTCCTCACCGTCGTCCTGTCGACCTACTACCTGCGTCGTCGGGTGGGGCTGCTGGGCATGCGGGAGATCTCCTGGACCTGGATACGTCAGCTGATCGCCGGAGCGGTCGCCGGTGCGGTGGCCTACGGTGCGATGCAGATGTTGCCCGACGCCAGCGCGGGCAAACTGACCCTGGTGGGTGTGCTCGCGGTCGCGGGTCTGCTCATCTTCGGGGTGTACTTCGTGGTGGCGTACCTGTTGAAGACCCCCGAGATCCGTGACCTCACCTCGATGGTGCGGGCCAAGCTCGGCCGATGA
- a CDS encoding CCA tRNA nucleotidyltransferase produces the protein MSDRIGTEITVPRVADALGELFADAGFELHLVGGPVRDAILRRGSDDLDFATSAHPDQTLALLNQHGSTTWTTGRAFGTIGAMFHGHRVEVTTYRADSYDGVTRNPAVVYGDNLTEDLRRRDFTINAMAVSVPGHEFSDPFDGIGDLVRRIIRTPGTPELSFGDDPLRMMRAARFASQLRFDVDGPVKQAMTDMAGDLGRITAERIRDEFVKLMAGADPVIGLRLLVDTGLADQFLPELPALRMAIDEHAQHKDVYEHTLTVVRNAIELEESGPDVLLRIAALLHDIGKPATKGFGPAGRVTFHHHELVGARMARKRLKALRFPKDDIAELTELIALHLRFYGYGRGEWTDSAVRRYVTDAGPYLPRLHKLVRSDCTTRNKRKAARLSADYDALEERIERIAAEEDLAKVRPDLDGNEIMRLLNLPPGRHVGQAWKHLKELRLEHGPLSREEAEAELFAWARANGLTPPDGPTPESGE, from the coding sequence ATGTCAGACCGTATCGGAACCGAAATCACCGTCCCCCGCGTGGCCGACGCTCTCGGCGAGCTGTTCGCCGACGCCGGGTTTGAGCTGCATCTGGTGGGCGGCCCCGTGAGGGACGCGATCCTGCGTCGCGGAAGCGACGATTTGGACTTCGCCACCAGTGCCCACCCTGATCAAACTCTGGCGCTGCTGAATCAGCACGGCAGCACCACCTGGACCACCGGCCGTGCCTTCGGCACGATCGGTGCGATGTTTCACGGTCACCGAGTCGAGGTGACGACGTATCGCGCCGATTCCTACGACGGGGTCACGCGTAACCCGGCGGTCGTCTACGGCGACAACCTGACCGAGGATCTGCGCCGCCGCGACTTCACCATCAACGCGATGGCGGTCTCGGTGCCGGGACACGAGTTCAGCGACCCCTTCGACGGCATCGGTGACCTGGTGCGTCGGATCATCCGAACCCCCGGCACCCCGGAGTTGTCCTTCGGGGACGATCCATTGCGGATGATGCGTGCCGCCCGGTTCGCCTCTCAGCTGCGATTCGACGTCGACGGGCCGGTCAAACAGGCCATGACCGACATGGCCGGCGACCTCGGCCGGATCACCGCCGAGCGCATCCGCGACGAGTTCGTCAAACTCATGGCCGGTGCCGACCCGGTCATCGGGCTGCGGCTGCTGGTGGACACCGGACTGGCCGACCAGTTCCTGCCGGAACTTCCCGCGTTGCGGATGGCCATCGACGAACACGCCCAGCACAAGGACGTCTACGAGCACACCCTCACCGTGGTGCGCAACGCCATCGAGCTGGAGGAGTCCGGCCCGGACGTCCTGCTACGGATCGCGGCGCTGCTGCACGACATCGGCAAACCCGCGACCAAGGGCTTCGGACCGGCCGGCCGGGTCACGTTCCATCACCACGAACTCGTCGGTGCCCGCATGGCGCGCAAACGGCTCAAGGCGCTGCGGTTCCCCAAGGACGACATCGCCGAACTCACCGAACTCATCGCCCTGCACCTGCGGTTCTACGGTTACGGACGCGGTGAGTGGACCGACTCCGCCGTCCGCCGCTACGTCACCGACGCCGGGCCGTACCTACCGCGCCTGCACAAACTGGTGCGTTCCGATTGCACCACCCGCAACAAGCGCAAGGCGGCGCGGCTGTCGGCCGACTACGACGCCCTTGAGGAGCGCATCGAACGGATCGCCGCCGAGGAGGACCTCGCCAAGGTCCGTCCCGACCTCGACGGCAACGAGATCATGCGACTGTTGAATCTGCCGCCCGGTCGACACGTCGGCCAGGCGTGGAAACACCTGAAGGAGCTGCGGCTGGAACACGGCCCGCTGTCCCGGGAGGAGGCCGAGGCCGAACTGTTCGCCTGGGCGCGGGCCAATGGCCTGACACCACCCGACGGCCCGACGCCGGAGTCGGGTGAATGA
- a CDS encoding serine hydrolase domain-containing protein, whose amino-acid sequence MSSAQTELDAELAAAVPALASAAAAVIGIDGEPVARAGVGELIRYADEQGTLAVDRPAADLATRYDLASLTKLYTTVATLILTERDGLDLTRPIRHWLPDYVDDRIDLERLLTHTAGLPAGVQLRGTDSGTRRGLVMGTGPQDEPGTGHRYSDVSFILTGWVLEAHTGTGLDDLIAELITIPLGLTDTEFRPLRRLGVPRDIAATEYKDGRLRHGVVHDETAKLLGEVAGHAGLFATVTDLWRFAEALRTNALLSPETTERMIRPRIAADGFAQGFGVRVGDPAITGKLTGSYGHTGFTGTSLVVDPARATTVVLTTNRVHPVRTRSQVNPVRCAIADIAYREQRRKHAGTSPGTVALRFPTQGRRVHGPLRRCARR is encoded by the coding sequence ATGAGCAGCGCCCAAACCGAACTCGACGCCGAGCTGGCCGCCGCAGTCCCCGCACTGGCCTCGGCGGCCGCCGCCGTCATCGGTATCGACGGCGAACCGGTGGCCCGTGCCGGTGTCGGGGAACTGATCCGGTACGCCGACGAACAGGGGACCCTGGCCGTCGACCGCCCGGCCGCCGACCTCGCCACCCGGTACGACCTGGCGTCGCTGACCAAGCTGTACACCACGGTCGCGACGCTGATCCTCACCGAACGGGACGGCCTCGACCTCACCCGGCCCATTCGGCACTGGCTGCCCGACTACGTCGACGACCGGATCGACCTGGAGCGGTTGCTCACCCACACCGCCGGGCTGCCCGCCGGGGTTCAACTGCGGGGGACCGACTCGGGCACCCGTCGAGGTCTGGTGATGGGAACGGGGCCGCAGGACGAACCCGGTACGGGGCACCGATACTCCGATGTGTCCTTCATCCTCACCGGCTGGGTCCTGGAGGCCCACACCGGCACCGGACTCGACGACCTGATCGCCGAACTCATCACGATCCCGTTGGGGCTCACCGATACCGAGTTTCGTCCGCTGCGACGACTCGGGGTACCCCGCGACATCGCCGCGACCGAGTACAAGGACGGCCGGTTGCGTCACGGCGTCGTCCACGACGAGACCGCCAAACTGTTGGGCGAGGTCGCCGGGCACGCCGGCCTGTTCGCGACCGTCACCGACCTGTGGCGATTCGCCGAAGCCTTGCGCACCAACGCATTGCTGTCGCCGGAGACCACCGAGCGGATGATCCGGCCGCGTATCGCCGCCGACGGCTTCGCCCAGGGCTTCGGTGTGCGCGTCGGTGACCCGGCCATCACCGGTAAGCTCACGGGTTCCTACGGACACACCGGATTCACCGGGACCTCCCTTGTGGTTGATCCGGCTCGCGCCACCACAGTGGTGCTGACGACAAACCGAGTGCATCCGGTGCGCACCCGAAGTCAGGTCAATCCGGTACGGTGCGCGATAGCCGATATCGCCTACCGTGAACAACGGAGGAAACATGCTGGAACGTCCCCGGGCACCGTGGCCTTACGATTTCCTACCCAAGGTCGCAGGGTTCACGGTCCTCTCCGACGATGTGCGCGACGGTGA
- a CDS encoding YbhB/YbcL family Raf kinase inhibitor-like protein — protein MLERPRAPWPYDFLPKVAGFTVLSDDVRDGEMLADAHIFAGGNTSPQLSWSGFPPETRGFAVTCFDPDAPTASGWWHWVVLNLSADVTSLPAGAGNPDGSGLPAGAISLRNDMGQHGYGGAAPPEGDFPHRYLFAVHALDSEALGLDSSASCAVAGFNLTFHTIARAVVTPVFQNLSSRSAVTTRVVTAGDPGHHTRAVASPPGAGRLSRSTTGSGAGGGW, from the coding sequence ATGCTGGAACGTCCCCGGGCACCGTGGCCTTACGATTTCCTACCCAAGGTCGCAGGGTTCACGGTCCTCTCCGACGATGTGCGCGACGGTGAGATGCTCGCCGACGCCCACATCTTCGCCGGTGGCAATACCTCGCCGCAGCTGTCCTGGTCGGGCTTCCCGCCCGAGACCCGTGGATTCGCGGTCACCTGTTTCGACCCCGACGCCCCCACCGCATCCGGATGGTGGCACTGGGTGGTGCTCAACCTCTCCGCAGATGTCACGAGCCTTCCCGCCGGGGCCGGCAACCCCGACGGCTCCGGACTGCCCGCCGGTGCGATCAGTCTCCGCAACGACATGGGCCAACACGGATACGGCGGTGCGGCGCCGCCGGAGGGTGACTTCCCCCACCGCTACCTGTTCGCGGTACACGCGCTCGACAGTGAGGCCCTCGGGCTCGACTCCTCGGCCTCCTGCGCGGTCGCCGGTTTCAACCTGACGTTCCACACGATCGCCCGCGCCGTCGTGACACCGGTCTTTCAGAACTTAAGTTCTCGCTCCGCGGTGACGACGCGTGTCGTCACCGCCGGCGATCCGGGGCATCACACCCGGGCCGTTGCCAGCCCGCCCGGTGCGGGTCGGCTCAGTAGGTCCACCACAGGAAGCGGCGCCGGTGGCGGATGGTGA